Proteins encoded in a region of the bacterium genome:
- a CDS encoding MbcA/ParS/Xre antitoxin family protein, which yields MALAKTRQTHVDLDAHESRKALAKLVMQLFRLWKISTADQLNLLGLSGNSRAMLSKYARGEALPSTRDMQDRVGWLLSVHKALRLLYPRNEEMLYSWVNRRNEAFGNLTPLAVMKEQGIIGIARVSRYLDFYRGQ from the coding sequence ATGGCCCTTGCAAAGACACGCCAAACGCACGTTGATCTGGACGCCCACGAATCCCGGAAGGCACTCGCCAAGCTGGTGATGCAGCTATTCCGGCTCTGGAAGATCAGCACGGCGGATCAACTGAACCTCCTCGGCTTGAGCGGGAACAGCCGGGCGATGTTGTCCAAGTACGCTCGCGGCGAGGCGCTCCCTTCCACCCGCGACATGCAGGACCGGGTGGGATGGCTCCTTTCGGTACATAAGGCGCTCCGGCTTCTCTACCCGAGGAATGAGGAGATGCTCTACTCCTGGGTGAACCGTCGGAACGAGGCGTTCGGCAACCTGACGCCTCTCGCCGTCATGAAGGAGCAGGGGATCATCGGGATTGCCCGGGTTTCCCGATACCTCGATTTCTACCGGGGTCAGTGA
- a CDS encoding RES family NAD+ phosphorylase → MPLFARVRDFDADAYRNIVSLRESQDLFDDLTGGDASMSAIAIEAEAKVKANIPPGLIPRGFHYTISINYPFENEPYLKTRYGNGSYGVWYGSLALNTTIHETAFHMVKEESGIEGNTGLIHRERAVYRIHCKALLIDLSGKEAEYPALVGEEYGYTQQIGERLRREGHPGLLSPSARQKRGINLVSFSPAILSNPRLSCYLTYTCDPGRRIVTVERTVGKVLFTLRF, encoded by the coding sequence ATGCCTCTGTTCGCACGCGTGCGCGATTTCGATGCGGATGCGTACCGGAACATCGTCTCCTTGCGGGAGTCGCAGGATCTTTTCGATGACCTGACGGGCGGGGACGCCTCGATGAGCGCGATCGCCATCGAGGCCGAGGCGAAGGTGAAAGCCAACATTCCTCCCGGGCTGATTCCCCGCGGGTTCCACTACACCATATCGATCAACTATCCTTTTGAAAATGAGCCGTATTTGAAAACCCGGTACGGCAACGGCTCGTACGGCGTCTGGTATGGTTCGCTGGCGCTGAATACCACCATTCACGAGACGGCTTTTCATATGGTCAAGGAAGAATCGGGGATCGAAGGAAACACAGGGTTGATCCACAGGGAACGGGCGGTCTACCGGATTCACTGCAAGGCGCTTCTGATCGACCTTTCCGGCAAGGAAGCCGAATACCCGGCACTGGTCGGGGAGGAGTACGGGTACACCCAGCAGATTGGGGAAAGGCTCCGAAGAGAAGGGCATCCAGGGCTTCTTTCTCCTTCCGCCCGGCAGAAAAGAGGGATCAACCTGGTTTCCTTCTCCCCGGCGATCCTCTCCAATCCCCGGTTGTCCTGCTACCTCACATACACCTGCGATCCGGGTCGGCGGATCGTCACCGTCGAGCGAACCGTGGGCAAGGTACTGTTCACGCTGCGGTTCTGA
- a CDS encoding cupin domain-containing protein: MSDPVFARPKKDPEFDPNRFLPRPLFESPEMKVVRATFRAGQFIPVHAPDVHVALYILSGEGEVIAGKERRIVKEGDLVVVPRKVPRGVKAKTDMIVLHVVSPSPTQADHGDMAGRIARGEFELPA; encoded by the coding sequence ATGAGCGATCCCGTGTTCGCGCGGCCGAAGAAGGATCCCGAGTTCGACCCGAACCGGTTCCTGCCCCGTCCCCTGTTCGAGAGCCCCGAGATGAAAGTGGTCCGCGCCACGTTCCGCGCGGGGCAGTTCATCCCCGTCCACGCCCCCGACGTGCACGTCGCCCTCTACATCCTTTCCGGGGAAGGGGAAGTGATCGCGGGAAAGGAGCGGCGCATCGTCAAGGAAGGGGATCTCGTCGTCGTCCCGAGGAAGGTTCCCCGGGGCGTCAAGGCGAAGACGGACATGATCGTGCTTCACGTCGTGTCGCCGTCCCCGACGCAGGCCGACCATGGCGACATGGCCGGACGGATCGCCCGCGGGGAGTTCGAGCTCCCCGCGTAA